A genomic window from Priestia filamentosa includes:
- the rpsL gene encoding 30S ribosomal protein S12, with the protein MPTINQLVRKGRTNKVQKSDSPALNKGYNSFKKAQTNLSSPQKRGVCTRVGTMTPKKPNSALRKYARVRLTNGIEVTAYIPGIGHNLQEHSVVLIRGGRVKDLPGVRYHIVRGALDTAGVDGRMQGRSKYGTKRPKK; encoded by the coding sequence ATGCCTACAATTAACCAATTAGTACGTAAAGGTCGTACTAACAAAGTTCAAAAATCAGATTCTCCAGCATTAAACAAAGGTTACAACAGCTTCAAAAAAGCTCAAACTAACCTTTCTTCACCACAAAAACGTGGTGTTTGTACTCGTGTAGGTACAATGACACCGAAGAAACCGAACTCGGCTCTTCGTAAATATGCACGTGTTCGTTTAACAAACGGTATCGAGGTTACTGCTTACATTCCTGGTATCGGTCATAACTTACAAGAGCATAGCGTAGTGTTAATCCGTGGCGGTCGTGTAAAAGACTTACCAGGGGTACGTTACCACATCGTTCGTGGTGCGCTTGACACAGCTGGTGTTGATGGTCGTATGCAAGGCCGTTCTAAATACGGTACTAAACGTCCTAAAAAATAA
- the rplL gene encoding 50S ribosomal protein L7/L12: MSKEQIIDAIKEMTVLELNDLVKAIEEEFGVTAAAPVAVAGGAGGDAAAEKTEFDVVLAGAGGQKIKVIKVVREITGLGLKEAKELVDNTPKALKEGISQEEADELKAKLEEVGASVEVK; this comes from the coding sequence ATGTCTAAAGAACAAATTATCGATGCTATTAAAGAAATGACAGTTCTTGAACTTAACGACCTAGTAAAAGCAATTGAAGAAGAATTCGGTGTAACTGCTGCTGCTCCTGTAGCTGTAGCTGGTGGTGCTGGTGGAGACGCTGCTGCTGAGAAAACTGAATTTGACGTAGTACTTGCTGGTGCTGGCGGACAAAAAATCAAAGTTATCAAAGTAGTACGTGAAATCACTGGTCTTGGCTTAAAAGAGGCTAAAGAACTTGTTGACAACACTCCAAAAGCTCTTAAAGAAGGCATTTCTCAAGAGGAAGCTGACGAGCTTAAAGCTAAACTTGAAGAAGTTGGCGCTTCTGTAGAAGTTAAATAA
- the rpsG gene encoding 30S ribosomal protein S7, producing the protein MPRKGPVAKRDVLPDPIYNSKLVTRLINKVMLDGKKGKAEAILYNSFDLIKERSGKDAMEVFDEALKNIMPVLEVRARRVGGSNYQVPVEVRPERRTTLGLRWLVNYARLRGEKTMEERLANEILDAANNTGAAVKKREDVHKMAEANKAFAHYRW; encoded by the coding sequence ATGCCTCGTAAAGGTCCTGTTGCAAAACGTGACGTATTACCAGATCCAATTTATAATTCTAAACTTGTAACTCGTTTAATCAATAAGGTTATGTTAGACGGTAAAAAAGGAAAAGCTGAAGCTATCCTTTATAACTCTTTCGACCTTATCAAAGAACGTTCAGGTAAAGATGCTATGGAAGTGTTCGATGAAGCACTTAAAAACATCATGCCTGTACTAGAAGTTAGAGCTCGTCGTGTAGGTGGTTCTAACTATCAAGTACCAGTTGAGGTTCGCCCAGAGCGTCGTACAACTTTAGGTCTTCGCTGGTTAGTGAACTACGCTCGTCTTCGTGGTGAAAAAACTATGGAAGAGCGTTTAGCTAACGAAATCTTAGATGCAGCTAACAACACTGGTGCTGCTGTTAAGAAGCGTGAAGATGTACACAAAATGGCAGAAGCTAACAAAGCATTTGCTCATTATCGTTGGTAA
- the rpoC gene encoding DNA-directed RNA polymerase subunit beta' gives MLDVNNFEYMKIGLASPDKIRSWSYGEVKKPETINYRTLKPEKDGLFCERIFGPQKDWECHCGKYKRVRYKGVVCDRCGVEVTRAKVRRERMGHIELAAPVSHIWYFKGIPSRMGLVLDMSPRALEEIIYFASYVVTDTGDTPLEKKQLLSEKEYRAYREKYGQTFQAAMGAEAVKKILQDIDLNKEVELLKEELKTAQGQRRTRAIKRLEVLEAFRNSGNHTDWMILDVLPVIPPELRPMVQLDGGRFATSDLNDLYRRVINRNNRLKRLLDLGAPSIIVQNEKRMLQEAVDALIDNGRRGRPVTGPGNRPLKSLSHMLKGKQGRFRQNLLGKRVDYSGRSVIVVGPNLKMYQCGLPKEMALELFKPFVMKELVARGLAHNIKSAKRKIERVQSEVWDVLESVIKEHPVLLNRAPTLHRLGIQAFEPTLVEGRAIRLHPLVCTAYNADFDGDQMAVHVPLSAEAQAEARILMLAAQNILNPKDGKPVVTPSQDMVLGNYYLTMERVGAVGEGMTFKDSNEAILAYQNGYVHLHTRVAVQASSLDNQTFTEEQRNQLLVTTVGKLVFNEILPDSFPYINEPTRFNLENETPKRYFVDKGANVREYIESLEAVDPFNKKILGNIIAEIFKRFKITETSRMLDRMKDLGFKYSTKAGITVGVADIVVLGEKQEILEEAQHKVDKVLKQFKRGLITEEERYERVISIWSEAKDVIQGKLMATLDRSNSIFMMSDSGARGNASNFTQLAGMRGLMANPSGRIIELPIKSSFREGLTVLEYFISTHGARKGLADTALKTADSGYLTRRLVDVAQDVIVRDDDCGTDRGLLIRSIKEGTEEIESLEERLIGRYSRKTIKHPETGEVMARENDLITEDMSKAIVEAGIEEVWIRSAFTCNTRHGVCKKCYGRNLATGSQVEVGEAVGIIAAQSIGEPGTQLTMRTFHTGGVAGDDITQGLPRIQELFEARNPKGQAMISEIDGTVTNIREIRDRQQEITIQGSIESKTYTAPYNARLKVTDGQYVLQGQELTEGSVDPKELLKVKDLMAVQEYLLKEVQKVYRMQGVEIGDKHVEVMVRQMLRKVRVMDSGDTTVLPGSLLDIHQFTDANEKVLLEGKRPATGHPVLLGITKASLETDSFLSAASFQETTRVLTDAAIKGKRDELLGLKENVIIGKLVPAGTGMTRYRQTTPKPAQDAEFITVD, from the coding sequence TTGTTAGATGTAAATAACTTTGAGTATATGAAAATTGGTCTTGCTTCACCTGATAAAATCCGTTCATGGTCTTACGGTGAGGTTAAAAAACCTGAAACAATTAACTATCGTACATTAAAACCTGAAAAAGATGGTCTCTTCTGCGAGCGCATTTTCGGTCCTCAAAAGGACTGGGAATGCCATTGCGGAAAATATAAACGCGTTCGTTATAAAGGCGTTGTATGTGACCGTTGTGGTGTAGAAGTAACTCGTGCTAAAGTTCGACGCGAGCGTATGGGACATATCGAGCTTGCAGCCCCAGTTTCACACATTTGGTATTTCAAAGGAATCCCAAGTCGTATGGGTCTTGTATTAGACATGTCTCCACGTGCATTAGAAGAGATTATTTATTTTGCTTCTTACGTTGTAACAGATACAGGAGATACACCGCTTGAAAAGAAACAGCTTCTTTCTGAGAAAGAATACCGTGCATATCGTGAGAAGTATGGTCAAACTTTCCAGGCTGCAATGGGTGCAGAAGCTGTTAAAAAAATTCTTCAAGACATTGACTTAAATAAAGAAGTTGAACTTCTTAAAGAAGAACTAAAAACTGCACAAGGTCAACGTCGTACTAGAGCAATCAAACGTCTAGAAGTATTGGAAGCATTTCGTAACTCTGGAAACCATACAGATTGGATGATCCTTGATGTCCTACCTGTTATTCCACCGGAATTACGTCCAATGGTTCAATTAGACGGTGGTCGTTTTGCGACATCTGACTTAAACGATTTATATCGTCGTGTAATTAACCGTAACAACCGCTTGAAGCGTCTTTTAGACCTTGGTGCTCCAAGCATCATCGTCCAAAACGAAAAGCGTATGTTACAAGAAGCTGTTGATGCGTTGATTGATAATGGTCGTCGTGGCCGTCCTGTTACAGGACCTGGTAACCGTCCTCTAAAATCACTTTCACATATGCTAAAAGGTAAACAAGGTCGTTTCCGTCAAAACTTACTTGGAAAACGTGTTGACTACTCTGGTCGTTCCGTTATCGTTGTAGGTCCTAACTTAAAAATGTACCAATGTGGTTTACCAAAAGAAATGGCTCTTGAGTTATTCAAGCCGTTCGTAATGAAAGAGCTTGTTGCTCGTGGCTTAGCTCATAACATCAAGAGTGCAAAACGTAAGATTGAACGCGTTCAATCTGAAGTATGGGACGTTTTAGAATCGGTTATTAAAGAACATCCAGTTCTTCTAAACCGTGCACCTACACTTCATAGACTTGGTATTCAAGCATTTGAACCAACTCTAGTAGAAGGTAGAGCAATTCGTCTTCATCCATTAGTGTGTACAGCTTACAATGCAGACTTTGACGGTGACCAAATGGCGGTCCACGTACCACTTTCTGCTGAAGCACAAGCTGAGGCACGCATTCTAATGCTGGCTGCCCAAAATATCTTAAACCCGAAAGACGGAAAACCAGTTGTTACGCCGTCTCAGGATATGGTATTAGGTAACTACTACCTAACAATGGAGCGTGTTGGCGCTGTTGGAGAAGGAATGACTTTCAAAGATTCAAATGAAGCCATTCTTGCGTACCAAAATGGTTATGTTCATCTTCATACACGCGTAGCTGTTCAAGCTAGTTCTTTAGACAACCAAACGTTCACTGAAGAACAAAGAAATCAGCTTCTTGTTACAACAGTAGGTAAGCTAGTATTCAATGAAATTTTGCCTGATTCGTTCCCTTACATCAACGAACCAACAAGATTCAATCTTGAAAATGAAACACCGAAGAGATATTTCGTTGATAAAGGTGCAAACGTACGTGAATATATTGAATCATTAGAAGCTGTTGATCCGTTCAACAAGAAGATTCTTGGAAATATTATTGCTGAGATCTTCAAACGTTTCAAAATTACGGAAACATCTCGTATGTTAGACCGTATGAAAGATCTAGGCTTTAAATATTCTACAAAAGCTGGTATTACAGTCGGTGTAGCTGATATCGTAGTATTAGGTGAAAAACAAGAGATTCTTGAAGAAGCTCAACATAAAGTAGATAAAGTTCTAAAACAGTTCAAACGCGGTCTTATTACAGAAGAAGAACGTTACGAACGCGTAATCTCTATTTGGAGTGAAGCGAAAGACGTAATCCAAGGAAAACTAATGGCAACTCTTGACCGAAGCAACTCAATCTTCATGATGAGTGACTCTGGAGCCCGTGGTAACGCATCTAACTTTACGCAGCTTGCAGGTATGCGTGGATTGATGGCCAACCCATCTGGACGTATCATTGAGTTACCAATCAAATCTAGTTTCCGTGAAGGATTAACGGTATTAGAATACTTTATCTCGACACACGGAGCTCGTAAAGGTCTTGCCGATACAGCTCTTAAAACAGCCGATTCAGGTTACCTTACTCGTCGTCTTGTTGACGTTGCTCAAGATGTTATCGTTCGTGATGACGACTGTGGCACAGATCGTGGGCTTCTTATCCGTTCTATTAAGGAAGGAACAGAAGAAATCGAGAGCCTTGAAGAGCGCTTAATTGGTCGTTATTCTAGAAAAACTATTAAGCACCCTGAAACAGGCGAAGTAATGGCTCGCGAAAACGATCTAATTACAGAAGATATGTCTAAAGCAATTGTTGAAGCAGGTATTGAAGAGGTATGGATTCGTTCTGCGTTCACTTGTAACACACGCCACGGCGTATGTAAAAAATGTTATGGACGCAACTTAGCTACAGGTTCACAAGTTGAAGTTGGTGAAGCTGTTGGTATTATCGCTGCCCAGTCTATCGGGGAGCCTGGTACACAGTTAACAATGCGTACATTCCATACAGGTGGGGTTGCTGGAGACGATATCACTCAAGGTTTACCTCGTATCCAAGAGCTATTTGAAGCACGTAATCCTAAAGGTCAAGCGATGATTTCTGAAATTGACGGTACAGTAACAAATATCCGTGAAATCCGCGACCGCCAGCAGGAAATTACAATTCAAGGCAGCATTGAATCTAAAACATATACAGCACCATATAATGCTCGCTTAAAAGTAACTGACGGACAATATGTTCTTCAAGGTCAAGAACTAACAGAAGGTTCTGTAGACCCTAAAGAGTTACTAAAAGTGAAGGATCTTATGGCTGTTCAAGAATATCTATTAAAAGAAGTGCAAAAAGTATACCGTATGCAAGGGGTAGAAATTGGAGATAAGCACGTTGAAGTTATGGTTCGCCAAATGCTTCGTAAAGTGCGTGTAATGGATTCTGGAGATACAACTGTTCTTCCTGGATCATTACTTGATATTCACCAATTTACAGATGCCAACGAAAAAGTATTGCTTGAAGGCAAACGCCCTGCAACAGGTCATCCTGTGTTACTTGGTATTACAAAAGCATCTCTTGAAACAGACTCGTTCCTTTCTGCTGCATCATTCCAAGAAACAACACGAGTTCTTACAGACGCAGCAATCAAAGGTAAGCGCGATGAGCTTCTTGGCTTGAAAGAAAATGTTATCATCGGTAAACTTGTGCCAGCTGGTACAGGGATGACACGTTATCGTCAAACAACGCCAAAACCAGCTCAAGACGCTGAGTTTATTACTGTAGATTAA
- the rpoB gene encoding DNA-directed RNA polymerase subunit beta: MTGQLVQYGRHRQRRSYARISEVLELPNLIEIQTSSYQWFLDEGLREMFQDISPIEDFTGSLSLEFIDYSLGEPKYSVEEAKERDVTYSAPLRVKVRLIHKETGEVKDQEVFMGDFPLMTETGTFVINGAERVIVSQLVRSPSVYFSGKVDKNGKKGYTATVIPNRGAWLEYETDAKDVVYVRIDRTRKLPVTVLLRALGFGTDQEIIDLLGDNEYLRNTLEKDNTENTEKALLEIYERLRPGEPPTVENAKTLLVSRFFDPKRYDLANVGRYKINKKLHIKNRLFNQRLAETLVDPETGEILVEKNTIIDRRTLDRILPMLEGGVNFQTHEPVGGVLEEEVSLQSIKIYAPGDAEGEKVINVLGNTFIDESVKNITPADILASISYFFNLLHQVGGTDDIDHLGNRRLRSVGELLQNQFRIGLSRMERVVRERMSIQDTNAITPQQLINIRPVIASIKEFFGSSQLSQFMDQTNPLGELTHKRRLSALGPGGLTRERAGFEVRDVHYSHYGRMCPIETPEGPNIGLINSLSSYAKVNKFGFIETPYRRVDPETGKVTDRIDYLTADEEDNYVVAQANARLGDEGEFLDEEIVSRFRGENTVMKRDRIDYMDVSPKQVVSAATACIPFLENDDSNRALMGANMQRQAVPLLKPEAPIVGTGMEYVSGKDSGAAVICKQPGIVERVEAKHVWVRRYEEVDGQMVKGDLDKYNMLKFIRSNQGTCYNQRPIVSVGDEVKKGEILADGPSMDKGELALGRNVLVGFMTWDGYNYEDAIIMSERLVKDDVYTSVHIEEYESESRDTKLGPEEITRDIPNVGEDALRNLDERGIIRVGAEVKDGDLLVGKVTPKGVTELTAEERLLHAIFGEKAREVRDTSLRVPHGGGGIVLDVKVFNREDGDELPPGVNQLVRAYIVQKRKISEGDKMAGRHGNKGVISRILPEEDMPYLPDGTPIDIMLNPLGVPSRMNIGQVLELHLGMAARQLGIHVATPVFDGAREEDVWATIEEAGMARDAKTVLYDGRTGDPFDNRVSVGVMYMIKLAHMVDDKLHARSTGPYSLVTQQPLGGKAQFGGQRFGEMEVWALEAYGAAYTLQEILTVKSDDVVGRVKTYEAIVKGENVPEPGVPESFKVLIKELQSLGMDVKILSGDEKEIDFMDSEDDQDQPNEAIMNDAQPEPQAQLQKDPVIKE; the protein is encoded by the coding sequence TTGACAGGTCAACTAGTTCAGTATGGACGCCACCGCCAACGTAGAAGTTATGCTCGTATCAGTGAAGTTTTAGAATTACCAAACCTCATTGAAATTCAAACCTCTTCTTATCAATGGTTTCTTGATGAGGGTTTAAGAGAAATGTTCCAGGATATTTCTCCAATTGAGGACTTTACAGGTAGCCTATCTTTAGAGTTTATCGACTACAGCTTAGGTGAACCAAAGTATTCCGTAGAGGAAGCAAAAGAACGTGATGTAACGTATTCTGCACCTTTACGTGTAAAAGTACGTTTGATTCATAAAGAAACAGGAGAAGTAAAAGACCAAGAAGTGTTCATGGGAGATTTTCCTCTTATGACAGAAACAGGTACGTTTGTCATCAATGGTGCTGAACGTGTTATCGTTTCTCAGCTTGTTCGTTCTCCTAGCGTGTATTTCAGTGGAAAAGTAGACAAAAACGGTAAGAAAGGCTATACCGCTACTGTTATTCCAAACCGTGGAGCTTGGTTAGAGTACGAAACAGACGCAAAAGACGTTGTTTATGTACGTATCGACCGCACGCGTAAACTGCCAGTTACTGTGCTTTTACGTGCACTTGGATTTGGAACTGATCAAGAAATCATTGATTTACTCGGAGATAATGAATATCTACGAAACACGCTTGAAAAAGACAATACAGAAAACACAGAGAAAGCTCTATTAGAGATCTATGAGCGTCTACGTCCTGGAGAGCCTCCAACAGTAGAAAATGCTAAAACTCTATTAGTTTCTCGTTTCTTCGATCCAAAACGCTATGATTTAGCAAATGTTGGACGTTACAAGATTAATAAGAAGCTTCACATCAAGAATCGTTTGTTCAATCAACGTCTAGCAGAAACGCTTGTTGATCCTGAAACAGGTGAGATTCTTGTTGAAAAAAATACTATCATTGATCGTCGTACACTTGATCGCATTTTACCAATGCTAGAGGGCGGCGTAAACTTCCAGACTCATGAGCCAGTAGGCGGAGTTCTTGAAGAAGAAGTATCTCTTCAGTCTATCAAAATCTATGCACCAGGAGACGCAGAAGGTGAGAAAGTTATTAATGTTTTAGGTAATACTTTCATAGATGAGAGTGTTAAAAACATTACACCTGCTGATATCTTGGCTTCTATAAGCTATTTCTTCAACCTTCTTCACCAAGTTGGAGGAACAGACGATATCGACCACTTAGGAAACCGTCGTCTACGTTCAGTTGGAGAATTGCTGCAAAACCAATTCCGCATTGGTCTTTCTCGTATGGAGCGCGTTGTGCGTGAGAGAATGTCAATTCAAGATACAAATGCAATTACGCCGCAACAATTAATTAACATTCGTCCGGTTATTGCATCAATTAAAGAGTTCTTTGGAAGCTCTCAGCTTTCACAGTTCATGGACCAAACAAACCCATTAGGTGAGTTAACTCACAAACGTCGTCTTTCTGCATTAGGACCTGGTGGTTTAACACGTGAGCGTGCTGGTTTCGAAGTGCGTGACGTTCACTACTCTCACTATGGTCGTATGTGTCCGATTGAGACGCCAGAGGGTCCAAACATTGGGCTTATCAACTCATTATCTTCTTATGCAAAAGTAAACAAATTCGGATTTATTGAAACTCCGTACCGTCGTGTTGATCCTGAAACAGGAAAAGTCACTGACAGAATTGATTACCTTACAGCAGATGAAGAAGATAACTATGTAGTTGCACAGGCAAATGCTCGTCTTGGCGACGAAGGTGAATTTTTAGATGAAGAAATCGTATCTCGTTTCCGTGGAGAAAACACCGTAATGAAGCGTGATCGCATTGATTATATGGATGTATCACCTAAGCAAGTAGTATCTGCTGCAACAGCTTGTATCCCATTCTTAGAGAACGATGACTCTAACCGTGCTCTAATGGGAGCGAACATGCAACGTCAAGCAGTACCATTGCTTAAACCAGAAGCACCAATCGTTGGAACAGGTATGGAGTACGTATCTGGTAAAGACTCTGGTGCAGCCGTTATTTGTAAACAACCAGGTATTGTAGAGCGCGTTGAAGCAAAACACGTGTGGGTACGTCGTTACGAAGAAGTAGACGGTCAAATGGTAAAAGGTGACCTTGATAAATATAATATGCTGAAATTCATTCGTTCTAACCAAGGAACATGTTATAACCAACGCCCTATTGTTTCTGTTGGGGATGAAGTGAAAAAAGGTGAGATTCTTGCTGATGGTCCTTCAATGGACAAAGGTGAGCTTGCTCTTGGACGCAACGTTCTTGTTGGTTTCATGACGTGGGATGGTTACAACTATGAGGATGCAATCATCATGAGCGAACGTCTTGTAAAAGATGATGTTTATACGTCTGTTCATATTGAAGAATATGAGTCAGAGTCTCGTGATACAAAGCTTGGACCTGAAGAAATCACACGTGATATTCCAAACGTTGGTGAAGATGCACTTCGTAATCTTGACGAGCGTGGAATCATTCGCGTCGGTGCTGAAGTAAAAGACGGAGATCTACTTGTTGGTAAAGTAACGCCAAAAGGGGTAACAGAATTAACAGCAGAAGAACGTCTATTACATGCAATCTTCGGTGAAAAAGCACGCGAAGTACGCGATACTTCACTTCGTGTTCCACATGGTGGAGGCGGAATTGTGTTAGATGTGAAAGTGTTTAACCGTGAAGATGGTGACGAACTTCCACCGGGAGTAAACCAACTTGTTCGCGCGTACATCGTTCAAAAACGTAAAATCTCTGAAGGGGATAAAATGGCGGGACGACATGGTAACAAAGGTGTTATCTCACGCATTCTACCTGAAGAGGATATGCCATATTTACCAGATGGAACACCAATTGATATCATGTTAAATCCATTAGGGGTACCATCTCGTATGAACATCGGTCAGGTATTAGAGCTTCATCTTGGTATGGCTGCTCGTCAACTTGGCATTCATGTGGCAACTCCTGTATTTGATGGAGCACGTGAGGAAGATGTTTGGGCAACAATTGAAGAAGCAGGTATGGCTCGTGATGCGAAGACAGTTCTTTATGACGGCCGTACAGGAGATCCGTTCGACAACCGCGTATCTGTTGGTGTCATGTATATGATCAAACTTGCGCACATGGTTGATGATAAACTTCATGCTCGTTCAACTGGACCATATTCACTTGTTACGCAACAGCCACTTGGAGGTAAAGCTCAGTTCGGTGGACAGCGTTTTGGTGAGATGGAAGTATGGGCACTTGAAGCATATGGTGCTGCTTATACACTTCAAGAAATCTTAACAGTTAAATCAGACGACGTTGTTGGTCGTGTTAAAACATATGAAGCCATCGTTAAAGGCGAAAACGTTCCAGAACCAGGCGTACCAGAATCATTTAAAGTATTAATTAAAGAGCTTCAAAGCTTAGGTATGGACGTTAAAATTCTATCTGGCGATGAAAAAGAGATTGATTTCATGGATTCAGAGGATGATCAAGATCAACCAAATGAAGCTATCATGAATGATGCTCAGCCAGAACCACAGGCACAGCTGCAAAAAGACCCTGTCATAAAAGAGTAG
- the rplA gene encoding 50S ribosomal protein L1, producing the protein MAKKGKKYLEASKLVDRTVAYDVKEAIELIKKTSTVNFDATVETAFRLGVDPKKADQQIRGALVLPHGTGKTQRVLVFAKGEKAKEAEAAGADFVGDSDYINKIQQGWFDFDVVVATPDMMGEVGKLGRVLGPKGLMPNPKTGTVTFDVEKAINEIKAGKVEYRVDKAGNIHVPIGKVSFEDNKLVENFTALYETMLKVKPASSKGTYIKNLAVASTMGPGVKVDTASFGIK; encoded by the coding sequence ATGGCTAAAAAAGGTAAAAAGTACTTAGAAGCTTCTAAGTTAGTAGATCGTACAGTTGCTTATGATGTTAAAGAAGCAATTGAACTGATCAAAAAAACAAGCACAGTAAATTTCGACGCAACAGTTGAAACAGCATTTCGTTTAGGAGTAGATCCTAAAAAAGCTGATCAACAAATCCGTGGCGCTTTAGTTTTACCGCATGGTACTGGTAAAACTCAACGTGTATTAGTATTCGCTAAAGGTGAGAAAGCAAAAGAAGCAGAAGCTGCTGGAGCTGACTTCGTTGGCGATTCTGATTACATCAACAAAATCCAACAAGGTTGGTTTGATTTTGACGTAGTTGTAGCTACTCCAGACATGATGGGTGAAGTTGGTAAACTTGGTCGCGTATTAGGACCAAAAGGTTTAATGCCAAACCCTAAAACTGGTACAGTAACATTCGACGTTGAAAAAGCAATCAACGAAATCAAAGCTGGTAAAGTTGAATATCGCGTTGATAAAGCTGGTAACATTCATGTACCAATTGGTAAAGTATCATTTGAAGATAACAAGCTTGTTGAAAACTTTACAGCACTTTATGAAACAATGCTTAAAGTTAAACCTGCTTCTTCAAAAGGAACTTACATCAAGAACCTAGCTGTAGCTTCTACAATGGGCCCTGGTGTAAAAGTTGATACGGCATCTTTTGGAATTAAATAA
- the rplJ gene encoding 50S ribosomal protein L10 produces the protein MSSAIEQKKVIVDEIADKFKNSKSTIIVDYRGLNVSQVTELRKNLRDAGVEFKVFKNTLTRRAVEKAELTELNDALTGPNAIAFSNEDVIAPAKVLHAFAKENEALEIKAGVLEGNIASVEEIQAIATLPSREGLLSMLLSVLQAPARNFALATKAVADQKEEQGA, from the coding sequence ATGAGCAGTGCTATCGAACAAAAGAAAGTGATCGTAGACGAAATTGCTGATAAGTTTAAAAATAGTAAATCAACAATCATTGTTGACTACCGTGGACTAAACGTATCTCAAGTAACAGAACTTCGTAAAAACCTACGTGATGCTGGCGTAGAATTCAAAGTATTCAAAAATACTTTAACTCGCCGTGCGGTAGAAAAAGCTGAGTTAACTGAGCTTAACGATGCATTAACTGGACCAAACGCAATTGCTTTCTCTAATGAGGATGTTATTGCACCAGCTAAAGTTTTACATGCATTTGCGAAAGAAAATGAAGCTCTTGAAATTAAAGCGGGTGTTCTTGAAGGGAATATTGCTTCAGTTGAAGAAATTCAAGCAATCGCAACTCTTCCATCTCGTGAAGGCTTACTTTCTATGCTTCTTAGCGTACTTCAAGCTCCAGCTCGTAACTTCGCTCTTGCAACTAAAGCTGTTGCAGATCAAAAAGAAGAGCAAGGCGCTTAA
- a CDS encoding class I SAM-dependent methyltransferase: protein MTEHYFSSNPSAQSDRQSFYFTLRNHHFTFTTDHGVFSKKEVDFGSRLLIETFEEPEVQGDFLDVGCGYGPIGISLAKQWPSRKVDMVDVNERALELSSENAKSNGVENVNIFKSSAYENISSDQYAAILTNPPIRAGKKVVHEILEGASTRLKENGELWVVIQKKQGAPSALEKLEELFSEVLVETKKKGYYIIRAKKI from the coding sequence ATGACAGAGCACTATTTTTCATCAAACCCTTCTGCTCAAAGCGATCGACAAAGCTTTTACTTCACGCTGCGGAATCACCATTTTACATTTACAACAGATCATGGTGTATTTTCGAAGAAGGAAGTCGATTTTGGTTCTCGCTTGCTTATTGAAACATTTGAAGAACCAGAAGTACAAGGGGATTTTCTTGATGTTGGATGTGGGTATGGCCCAATTGGAATATCTTTAGCTAAACAATGGCCAAGTCGTAAAGTGGATATGGTTGATGTAAATGAGCGGGCGCTGGAGCTTTCAAGTGAAAATGCAAAAAGTAACGGCGTTGAGAATGTGAACATCTTCAAAAGTTCAGCATATGAAAATATTTCATCAGATCAATATGCAGCTATTTTGACAAACCCGCCTATTCGAGCAGGGAAAAAGGTTGTTCATGAAATCCTTGAAGGGGCATCAACTCGGTTAAAAGAAAATGGCGAGCTTTGGGTTGTTATTCAGAAAAAGCAAGGAGCTCCTTCTGCACTTGAAAAATTAGAAGAGTTATTTTCTGAAGTTTTGGTAGAAACAAAGAAAAAAGGTTATTATATTATTCGTGCAAAAAAAATTTGA